A window of the Carassius gibelio isolate Cgi1373 ecotype wild population from Czech Republic chromosome B16, carGib1.2-hapl.c, whole genome shotgun sequence genome harbors these coding sequences:
- the LOC127974541 gene encoding uncharacterized protein LOC127974541 isoform X1 has translation MFLIVIFESTNEVEVVPDIWVKNNTCLWPPYKREETVKAVKSQEPPGARWIPYKVCIILSKVTYEEARLKLPEAERFTDLTDSEDSPLKRRRRRMKKNVVLEEEDSESERQQASTLPSPPKMASAKKRPYSLSLLSQSSPTAVNVGCSGNERTAVSELCSERRCNITPTPLSRIREDVDSLSGGNITPSQVRTDHSGILINRRTTATPTHDQNADFSESVIRTILTNQEVIKDQMGILVKLVHQLKGTAEESPSLPPETLPVATLQELLVLEGKLLDQEFKKTLTITLAQRGGTAVKDTVWRMMGYLLTNELARQMNWKGANGKAAFKNLILRGIINEAVRRNRLTATTTDQETELWIKRWLHLAGDRDGGRRARQRTDN, from the exons ATGTTTCTCATTGTTATTTTTGAATCTACTAATGAAGTGGAAGTAGTCCCTGACATTTGGGTGAAAAATAACACCTGTTTGTGGCCACCGTACAAACGTGAAGAAACTGTAAAAGCAGTGAAATCACAGGAACCACCTGGAGCACGTTGGATTCCCTACAAAGTATGCATCATATTAAGCAAAG ttacataTGAAGAAGCAAGACTCAAACTGCCAGAGGCTGAACGATTCACAGATTTGACAGATTCAGAAGACTCTCCACTCAAACGTAGACGGAGAAGAAT GAAGAAGAATGTAGTCCTTGAAGAGGAAGACAGTGAAAGTGAGAGGCAGCAAGCATCCACACTACCCAGCCCTCCCAAAATGGCTTCTGCAAAGAAGCGGCCTTATTCACTCTCCCTGCTTTCACAGT CGTCTCCTACAGCCGTCAACGTAGGATGCTCAGGCAATGAAAGGACTGCTGTCAGTGAAT TGTGCTCCGAAAGAAGGTGCAACATAACACCTACCCCACTGTCAAGAATTAGAGAGGATGTTGATT CTCTCAGTGGAGGAAACATCACACCATCCCAGGTCAGAACTGACCATTCCGGCATAT TGATTAATAGAAGAACCACAGCTACACCAACTCATGACCAAAATGCAGACTTCAGTGAAT CTGTGATACGAACCATCCTGACCAATCAAGAAGTCATCAAAGATCAGATGGGCATTTTGGTGAAGCTAGTTCATCAGTTAAAGGGGACTGCAGAAGAGAGCCCATCTCTACCACCGGAAACCCTTCCGGTTGCAACCCTTCAAGAGCTTCTGGTTTTGGAGGGAAAGCTGCTTGATCAAGAATTCAAGAAAACTCTG ACGATTACCTTGGCACAAAGAGGAGGTACAGCCGTTAAGGACACTGTTTGGAGAATGATGGGATACCTCTTGACCAATGAACTTGCCAGACAGATGAATTGGAAAGGAGCCAATGGCAAGGCAGCCTTCAAGAACCTTATTCTAAGAGGGATAATCAATG AGGCTGTACGAAGAAACCGActtacagcaacaacaacagatCAAGAAACTGAACTGTGGATTAAAAGGTGGCTCCATCTTGCTGGAGACAGAGATGGAGGACGCCGTGCCAGGCAGCGAACTGATAACTGA
- the LOC127974541 gene encoding uncharacterized protein LOC127974541 isoform X2, translating into MFLIVIFESTNEVEVVPDIWVKNNTCLWPPYKREETVKAVKSQEPPGARWIPYKVCIILSKVTYEEARLKLPEAERFTDLTDSEDSPLKRRRRRMKKNVVLEEEDSESERQQASTLPSPPKMASAKKRPYSLSLLSQSSPTAVNVGCSGNERTAVSELCSERRCNITPTPLSRIREDVDSLSGGNITPSQVRTDHSGISVIRTILTNQEVIKDQMGILVKLVHQLKGTAEESPSLPPETLPVATLQELLVLEGKLLDQEFKKTLTITLAQRGGTAVKDTVWRMMGYLLTNELARQMNWKGANGKAAFKNLILRGIINEAVRRNRLTATTTDQETELWIKRWLHLAGDRDGGRRARQRTDN; encoded by the exons ATGTTTCTCATTGTTATTTTTGAATCTACTAATGAAGTGGAAGTAGTCCCTGACATTTGGGTGAAAAATAACACCTGTTTGTGGCCACCGTACAAACGTGAAGAAACTGTAAAAGCAGTGAAATCACAGGAACCACCTGGAGCACGTTGGATTCCCTACAAAGTATGCATCATATTAAGCAAAG ttacataTGAAGAAGCAAGACTCAAACTGCCAGAGGCTGAACGATTCACAGATTTGACAGATTCAGAAGACTCTCCACTCAAACGTAGACGGAGAAGAAT GAAGAAGAATGTAGTCCTTGAAGAGGAAGACAGTGAAAGTGAGAGGCAGCAAGCATCCACACTACCCAGCCCTCCCAAAATGGCTTCTGCAAAGAAGCGGCCTTATTCACTCTCCCTGCTTTCACAGT CGTCTCCTACAGCCGTCAACGTAGGATGCTCAGGCAATGAAAGGACTGCTGTCAGTGAAT TGTGCTCCGAAAGAAGGTGCAACATAACACCTACCCCACTGTCAAGAATTAGAGAGGATGTTGATT CTCTCAGTGGAGGAAACATCACACCATCCCAGGTCAGAACTGACCATTCCGGCATAT CTGTGATACGAACCATCCTGACCAATCAAGAAGTCATCAAAGATCAGATGGGCATTTTGGTGAAGCTAGTTCATCAGTTAAAGGGGACTGCAGAAGAGAGCCCATCTCTACCACCGGAAACCCTTCCGGTTGCAACCCTTCAAGAGCTTCTGGTTTTGGAGGGAAAGCTGCTTGATCAAGAATTCAAGAAAACTCTG ACGATTACCTTGGCACAAAGAGGAGGTACAGCCGTTAAGGACACTGTTTGGAGAATGATGGGATACCTCTTGACCAATGAACTTGCCAGACAGATGAATTGGAAAGGAGCCAATGGCAAGGCAGCCTTCAAGAACCTTATTCTAAGAGGGATAATCAATG AGGCTGTACGAAGAAACCGActtacagcaacaacaacagatCAAGAAACTGAACTGTGGATTAAAAGGTGGCTCCATCTTGCTGGAGACAGAGATGGAGGACGCCGTGCCAGGCAGCGAACTGATAACTGA
- the LOC127974541 gene encoding uncharacterized protein LOC127974541 isoform X3: MKKNVVLEEEDSESERQQASTLPSPPKMASAKKRPYSLSLLSQSSPTAVNVGCSGNERTAVSELCSERRCNITPTPLSRIREDVDSLSGGNITPSQVRTDHSGILINRRTTATPTHDQNADFSESVIRTILTNQEVIKDQMGILVKLVHQLKGTAEESPSLPPETLPVATLQELLVLEGKLLDQEFKKTLTITLAQRGGTAVKDTVWRMMGYLLTNELARQMNWKGANGKAAFKNLILRGIINEAVRRNRLTATTTDQETELWIKRWLHLAGDRDGGRRARQRTDN; encoded by the exons AT GAAGAAGAATGTAGTCCTTGAAGAGGAAGACAGTGAAAGTGAGAGGCAGCAAGCATCCACACTACCCAGCCCTCCCAAAATGGCTTCTGCAAAGAAGCGGCCTTATTCACTCTCCCTGCTTTCACAGT CGTCTCCTACAGCCGTCAACGTAGGATGCTCAGGCAATGAAAGGACTGCTGTCAGTGAAT TGTGCTCCGAAAGAAGGTGCAACATAACACCTACCCCACTGTCAAGAATTAGAGAGGATGTTGATT CTCTCAGTGGAGGAAACATCACACCATCCCAGGTCAGAACTGACCATTCCGGCATAT TGATTAATAGAAGAACCACAGCTACACCAACTCATGACCAAAATGCAGACTTCAGTGAAT CTGTGATACGAACCATCCTGACCAATCAAGAAGTCATCAAAGATCAGATGGGCATTTTGGTGAAGCTAGTTCATCAGTTAAAGGGGACTGCAGAAGAGAGCCCATCTCTACCACCGGAAACCCTTCCGGTTGCAACCCTTCAAGAGCTTCTGGTTTTGGAGGGAAAGCTGCTTGATCAAGAATTCAAGAAAACTCTG ACGATTACCTTGGCACAAAGAGGAGGTACAGCCGTTAAGGACACTGTTTGGAGAATGATGGGATACCTCTTGACCAATGAACTTGCCAGACAGATGAATTGGAAAGGAGCCAATGGCAAGGCAGCCTTCAAGAACCTTATTCTAAGAGGGATAATCAATG AGGCTGTACGAAGAAACCGActtacagcaacaacaacagatCAAGAAACTGAACTGTGGATTAAAAGGTGGCTCCATCTTGCTGGAGACAGAGATGGAGGACGCCGTGCCAGGCAGCGAACTGATAACTGA